CTTGAAAAATTAGTTTTTTGCATCGCTAATTTTCATTAAATAATCATTGAGAAAACTATAGTCAACATATGGTGTTTTAAGTTTAGGACCTTTAATTACATTTGCCACATTGTTCTCATCACCTAGACTGTCTAAAATACAATCTAATTTAATATTTTCCTCAAGAACTATTGGGATATTAGAAGGAACAAAAATTGTCGGCAGGTTAGCTGCTAAGGCAGATATCAATCCTGGATTGGAGTCTTCAAAAACTATTGAGTTATTTTTTTTAATGCCACTTAATTTAACTGCCTTTAAATAAGGTAATGGATTTGGTTTCTTTAATTCAACGTCCTCACTTGAAATAATGAACTCAAATGGATTGAAACCATTAAATAAGTATTTAATAAGTAAATCAACTTGCTTTCTAGAACTTGAAGTAACAATAAATTGCCTTATTTTTTTGCTATGTAATTCATTTATTAATCTAAAAACTCCAGTTTTAAAGTTAACGCAATTTTTTTTTATAATTTCTAAATAGTGAAACTGTTTCTTTTCATGGATTTTGATAATTAAATCATCTGATAAATCATCATCGTTTGATTTAGAATAGTAGGCAATTCTATTTTTGCCTCCGTTAATTCTCAAAAGCTGGATATATTTATTAGTTTCCCAATTCCAATTTAAACCAAAGTCCTTAAAAGCTAGATTAAAAGCAGGTAAATGAGCTTCTAATTCTGTATTTGCGATAGTACCATCTAAATCCCAATAAACACCCTCGAGATTAGTATTCACAAAGGAGATTATTTATTTCTAAAAAATACTAGAGCAATTATTGCTGGTCCTGATAGCGCAACTACGCCTAATACAATAAGATTTGCCATGATAATGAATATGTTTTGTGATACTATTTTTACAAATAAATGAAAGAACTGTACCGATACGTTACAAGATTGAATTAAATTATGAAATCATGGACATGTATAGAAAATTGTGGAGCTTGTTGTAAATTCGACTTGAACGAAAGAAGCGACTTGGCTGACAAACTTAACAAAGAAGATATTGCTTTGATAAATTCAATGACTGCTAAAGACGGATGGTGTAAAAATTTGGACAGAGAAAATAAAAAATGCTTAATTTACGAAACTAGACCCCACTTTTGCAGGGTGAATCAATTCTCAATTGCATTTAAAGGATATTTGAATTCTGGTGATAAATTTCTTATAGATTGTTGCAAACAGCATATTTCTTCAAATTATGGATACAA
This window of the Prochlorococcus sp. MIT 1314 genome carries:
- a CDS encoding HAD-IA family hydrolase; protein product: MNTNLEGVYWDLDGTIANTELEAHLPAFNLAFKDFGLNWNWETNKYIQLLRINGGKNRIAYYSKSNDDDLSDDLIIKIHEKKQFHYLEIIKKNCVNFKTGVFRLINELHSKKIRQFIVTSSSRKQVDLLIKYLFNGFNPFEFIISSEDVELKKPNPLPYLKAVKLSGIKKNNSIVFEDSNPGLISALAANLPTIFVPSNIPIVLEENIKLDCILDSLGDENNVANVIKGPKLKTPYVDYSFLNDYLMKISDAKN
- a CDS encoding YkgJ family cysteine cluster protein, which gives rise to MKSWTCIENCGACCKFDLNERSDLADKLNKEDIALINSMTAKDGWCKNLDRENKKCLIYETRPHFCRVNQFSIAFKGYLNSGDKFLIDCCKQHISSNYGYKSKEMKSFKMAISGK